Within the Candidatus Reidiella endopervernicosa genome, the region ACAACCTTCTAATGTAAATCGGCAAGAAGAGCGCCGAGGAGCGCCTTGCCAGCCTGCTGCTCAGCCTCTCTGATCGACTGCAGCAGCGCGGCTTCTCCGCCCACAAATTCAACCTCAGCATGTCTCGCAACGATATTGGCAACTATCTCGGCCTCGCGGTTGAGACCGTCAGTCGCCACTTCAGCCGTTTTTGCGATCAGCACCTGCTGACGGTCAATCGTCGCAGTATTCAGATCAACGATCTTGAAAAACTGAAAGAGACGGCGGGTGAGCTGCTGCCCCAGTCAGAGCCCACCTTCCCAGTGCACACCCGCTAAAGCCTCGCCATGAGCAAGCATGCTAAACCCCTGATTCTCGACCACTGTAACCATAAACACACCTCCAACGAGGTTGCCTGTGATCTCTGCGCGCTCTATGGCATCTGTCGTGTAGCTGGCCTGGAAAGCGACGACCTGGAGCAGCTAGACAAGGTCGTTAAACGCCGTGAAACAGTAAAGCGCGGGGCGGTCCTGTTTGAGGAGGGTGAGCCCTTCCACGCCATCTACGCGATCAAGTCTGGATCGTTCAAGAGCAGCTGCGGCAGCCAGGATAAACGACCTCGCGTTACCGCCTTCCACTTTTCCGGTGAGTTGATCGGGCTCGATGCAATACAGGCTGGCCACTACACCTACAGCGTCACCGCACTGGAAGCGAGCAGCATCTGTCGTCTCGAATTCGACCAGCTAGAGCAGCTCGGCGAACAGCTACCCGCCTTTCAGCAAGAGCTGATTGCCACCCTTAGCGGTCAGCTTTCGCAGCTACAGATCACCGCGCTGATTAATCAGCAGATAGCCAACAAACGCCTCGCCACCTTCCTTCTCGATCTCTCAGTCCGTTTTGCAGAACGAGAGATGCCCGCCTCCACCTTCCGTCTCAGCATGTCGCGCAGCGATATCGGCAACTACCTTGGTCTCGCCGTGGAAACAATCAGCCGTCTCTTTTCGCAACTTCAGGAGCAAAAGGTGCTCGATGTAAAAAACCGCATGATCGAGATCCTCGATCCGGCGGCACTAAGAAAGATCGCCCTCTAACTACCCCCTTCTGAATAGACGTATGAACGACCGGAAACGGTCGATGACACCCTTTATTGTTGTAAGTTCGCAACAAAATAGGGCAAATAGCCAGTTAATTGACAAATATCAATGTTCTGATATCTTTCCAGTCGCTATTATCCCCTTCCGGTATATGGGATAGTTACCACCATAGGTATACAATACCGCGTGCATTGGGTAGGGGCAGCGCAATATTCCTTTTGCAAAATCACGAAACACCCATAGCAGAACAAGAAGTTACAAGGGAATACTCATGTCGATTACTCCATGTAAGCTCACTCGAAAAACGAGGCTACATGGAGTGGTCGATAGAGCGGCCTGAATTTCTTTGAGGCGACCTGAATAACGCATCATTTTGGTGCGATTTCCGTTCGAAGCTAATCTCGAACGTCATTCTGGGAGCCAACACCATTTATTTAAGTAGTACTAGGCAGTAAATCAGCAACACAACTTTTAGTAGCAACAACCTGTAAAGGAGGCATCTCGTGGAAGCGACGCAAGACCAGAAGTATAACTTCGAGGTCGTCAGATGGTTCACCGTCATGGCGATCGTCTACCTCGTCGTGGGCACCCTGGTGGGTGTTTACGTAGCATCAGAGCTGGCATGGCCAGTTCTTAACCTGGATATGGCTGAATTGAGCTTTGGGCGTCTACGTCCTCTGCACACCAATGCCGTTATCTTCGCTTTCGGTGGCTGTGCCCTGATGGCGACATCGTTCTATAGCGTACAGCGTACCTGTGGCGTTTCACTGTTCAGCAACAAGCTGGCATGGTTCGTCTTCTGGGGCTGGAACCTGATCATCGTTTCTGCAGTTATCACCCTGCCACTGGGCATCACCCAGGGTAAGGAGTATGCAGAGCTGGAGTGGCCAATTGACCTTGCGATTGCCGTTGTCTGGCTGGTCTATAGCTTCAACTTCCTGATGACCATCCACCAGCGCAAGAGCAGCCACATCTATGTGTCGAACTGGTTCTTCCTCGGCATGATGGTGATGATCACCTACCTGCACGTGGTTAACAGCCTCGCGATCCCTGTCGGTCTGTTCAAATCCTACTCGGTATTCTCCGGTGTACAGGATGCGATGATCCAGTGGTGGTACGGCCATAATGCCGTAGGCTTCTACCTCACTGCAGGCTTCCTCGGCATCATGTACTACTTCGTACCGAAGCAGGCTGGTCGTCCGGTCTTCTCATACCGCCTCTCAGTTATCCACTTCTGGGCACTGATGTTCGGTTATGTATGGCTGGGTGCTCACCACCTTCAGTACACCGCTCTTCCAGACTGGACCGGTTCTCTGGGTGCGGCTGTCTCACTCGCGATGATCATTCCTTCTTGGGGTGGCGCGGTGAACGGTATGATGACCCTCTCCGGAGCCTGGGATAAGCTGCGTACTGACTACGTTCTGCGCTTCCTGATCATGTCTCTCGCCTTCTATGCCATGTCGACCTTCGAGGGTCCGGTCATGTCATCGAAGACCGTTAACGCCCTCTCTCACTACACCGACTGGACCGTTGGTCACGTACACTCCGGTGCACTGGGTTGGGTTGCAATGGTTGCCTGCGGCGCGCTTTACCATATGGTAATGAAGCTGTGGAACACCGATATGTACTCCTCCAAGCTGGTTAACCTCCACTTCTGGCTCGCCACCATCGGTGCCGTAGTCTACATCATCGCGATGTGGGTATCGGGCATCATGCAGGGTCTGATGTGGCGTAGCTACGACGAGTTCGGCACCCTGACCTACACCTTCGCCGAGTCAGTAGCAGCGATGCACCCCTACTACGCGATGCGTGCCATTGGCGGCATGATCTACTGGTTGGGCGGCGCCATCATGCTCTACAACGTCGTTATGACCATCCGTCAAGCAGCAGGCGCACGTGACACCAGTGCAGCCCCCGCTAACGCCTAAGCCGGAAAGGAGCGAATAACAATGGCAAATCAGATTCATTCAACCAAGCTGCAGGATACGATCGAACGTAAAGTGTTCGTAATGCTCGTATTCCTGCTCGTCCTGCTCTCTGTCGGCGGTATCGTCGAGATCGTGCCCCTCTTCTACCTGAAGGACACGATGGAGCATAACAAGAGCCCTGAGATCGCATGGGAGCGTGGCGACAAGTCATTCAACGACTGGAAGGCAGGCGACGGTGTTCGTCCCTACACTCCGCTCGAGCTGGCTGGCCGTGACGTCTACATCCGTGAAGGCTGCTACACCTGCCACTCACAGATGATTCGTCCCTTCCGTGATGAAAAGGAGCGTTATGGTCACTACTCACTCGCTTCCGAGTCGATGTATGACCACCCCTTCCAGTGGGGCTCTAAACGTACCGGTCCTGACCTCGCCCGCGTTGGTGGTAAGTACTCCGACGACTGGCACATCCGCCACCTGCGCGCTCCGCGTTCTGTGGTTCCGGAGTCGGTCATGCCCAACTACCCGTGGTTTGATGAGAACATCATCGATGGCGATGCTCTGGCAGCCAACATGGGTGGCCTGAGAATGGTAGGTGTTCCATACACCGACGCCGACATCGCCTCTGCAGCCGCTGAAGTTCAGGGCAAGACAGAGATGGATGCGATGGTCGCATACCTGCAGGTCATGGGCACCATGGTCAAGTTCGACGAGACCAAGGACTATCGTGAGTAATCTGAGCGAATATTTTGATACGGACTGGGCGTCGATGACGCTCAACGACTGGGTCGGTTTGATCGTCACAGTCGGTATCTTCCTCCTTATGATCTGGGCCTACGTCTATACGTTCCACCCAGCGAATAAGGAGAAGCTTGAGTCCCAAAAACATATTCCGCTTGATGACGACCGTTTTGATACGGAGGAAAAGAAATGAGTGAAAATAACCCGTTCCCAGGTGAAAACAACACCGGGCATATCTGGGATGACAATCTGCGCGAGCTTCTGAATGAACCACCAGGATGGTGGCGTATCGGTTTCCATGCCAGCTGGATCTGCGTGGTGCTATACACCATCTGGTACCCCTCATGGCCACTGATCGACGGCCACTTCAAGGGTGTCAGCGGCTGGACTTCAATTGGTGAGTACAAAGAGGATCTCAGCGCCATCGAAGAGATTCGTGCTCCCTACGAGGCGAAACTGCAGGGCATGTCAGCAGCCGCTATCCTGGCCGATGACGAGCTCTCCAGCTACGTCAGTGCATCTGCCAAGGTACTGTTCGGTGACAACTGTGCAGCCTGTCACGGCAGCGGCGGCCAGGGTGGTCCTAACTTCCCTGTTCTGGCCGATGATGACTGGCTCTACGGTGGTAGCATC harbors:
- a CDS encoding helix-turn-helix domain-containing protein; this translates as MQQRGFSAHKFNLSMSRNDIGNYLGLAVETVSRHFSRFCDQHLLTVNRRSIQINDLEKLKETAGELLPQSEPTFPVHTR
- a CDS encoding helix-turn-helix domain-containing protein; this encodes MSKHAKPLILDHCNHKHTSNEVACDLCALYGICRVAGLESDDLEQLDKVVKRRETVKRGAVLFEEGEPFHAIYAIKSGSFKSSCGSQDKRPRVTAFHFSGELIGLDAIQAGHYTYSVTALEASSICRLEFDQLEQLGEQLPAFQQELIATLSGQLSQLQITALINQQIANKRLATFLLDLSVRFAEREMPASTFRLSMSRSDIGNYLGLAVETISRLFSQLQEQKVLDVKNRMIEILDPAALRKIAL
- the ccoN gene encoding cytochrome-c oxidase, cbb3-type subunit I — encoded protein: MEATQDQKYNFEVVRWFTVMAIVYLVVGTLVGVYVASELAWPVLNLDMAELSFGRLRPLHTNAVIFAFGGCALMATSFYSVQRTCGVSLFSNKLAWFVFWGWNLIIVSAVITLPLGITQGKEYAELEWPIDLAIAVVWLVYSFNFLMTIHQRKSSHIYVSNWFFLGMMVMITYLHVVNSLAIPVGLFKSYSVFSGVQDAMIQWWYGHNAVGFYLTAGFLGIMYYFVPKQAGRPVFSYRLSVIHFWALMFGYVWLGAHHLQYTALPDWTGSLGAAVSLAMIIPSWGGAVNGMMTLSGAWDKLRTDYVLRFLIMSLAFYAMSTFEGPVMSSKTVNALSHYTDWTVGHVHSGALGWVAMVACGALYHMVMKLWNTDMYSSKLVNLHFWLATIGAVVYIIAMWVSGIMQGLMWRSYDEFGTLTYTFAESVAAMHPYYAMRAIGGMIYWLGGAIMLYNVVMTIRQAAGARDTSAAPANA
- the ccoO gene encoding cytochrome-c oxidase, cbb3-type subunit II — its product is MANQIHSTKLQDTIERKVFVMLVFLLVLLSVGGIVEIVPLFYLKDTMEHNKSPEIAWERGDKSFNDWKAGDGVRPYTPLELAGRDVYIREGCYTCHSQMIRPFRDEKERYGHYSLASESMYDHPFQWGSKRTGPDLARVGGKYSDDWHIRHLRAPRSVVPESVMPNYPWFDENIIDGDALAANMGGLRMVGVPYTDADIASAAAEVQGKTEMDAMVAYLQVMGTMVKFDETKDYRE
- a CDS encoding cbb3-type cytochrome c oxidase subunit 3; protein product: MSNLSEYFDTDWASMTLNDWVGLIVTVGIFLLMIWAYVYTFHPANKEKLESQKHIPLDDDRFDTEEKK
- a CDS encoding c-type cytochrome yields the protein MSENNPFPGENNTGHIWDDNLRELLNEPPGWWRIGFHASWICVVLYTIWYPSWPLIDGHFKGVSGWTSIGEYKEDLSAIEEIRAPYEAKLQGMSAAAILADDELSSYVSASAKVLFGDNCAACHGSGGQGGPNFPVLADDDWLYGGSIDAIQASISNGRQGMMTAHGKTLSSDEVDSLAQSIVDGNVTGNALYMGKACFACHGADGKGMAALGSANLTDSIYRFAGDQLESVKYTISHGVNDPSDAETRNAVMPKFGDKLSETDIKKLAVYVRKMGGGQ